In Halorhabdus rudnickae, the following proteins share a genomic window:
- the gyrA gene encoding DNA gyrase subunit A produces the protein MSSDLPDGPDATADAARVENVRIEDEMEQSYIDYAMSVIAGRALPDVRDGLKPVHRRILYAMHEMGVSSGSSHRKSSSIVGETMGDYHPHGDSAIYDTLVRMAQDFSMRYPLVDGQGNFGSMDGDPAAAMRYTEARMAPVAEELLEDLEKDTVDFQANYDDRLQEPEVLPAAFPNLLVNGSSGIAVGMSTNIPPHNLGEVIDATIHLIDNPDAEVTDLMEYVKGPDFPTGANIVGKNAIHSAYATGRGRLTVRAEYEIDEMASGRPRIVITEIPFQENKARMVERIADDVNEGVIEGVSDLRDESDRDGVRVVIECKRGANVDVVENQLLDHHLESTFGVINLALVDGEPRVLSLKETLEEYVAHRKEVVRRRSEYDLAEAEDRAHILEGRLKALENVEDVVELIRNSEDRDAAKAALEENFEFSTEQAQHIVRMQLGSLTSMEATEIEDEYEDVQAEIERLETILGDENELLGVIKNELRAVKEEYDDDRRTSIIEDDGTVTREDLIPEEDCLVVITEDDYIKRMPVDRFDPQRRGGKGIIGADPKEGDRVSKVFRANTHDYLLAFTNHGQVYRLKTYEIPEMSRTARGKSAVNLLKFDDGEEITAVVGTDEFGDDECITMVTHDGYVKRTCSSEFENILSTGIIAAKLEDGDELVDVTVTDGSQDLVIATEGGMTIRFDESEVRQMGRSARGVRGIDLQEGDAVAGLVATDETDDRSLLTVTENGYGKRTPLSEYRSQSRYGKGLIDIKTDDRNGLVASIKAVAEGDHLVVMSESGQIMRCPVDDVSTVGRNTKGVTIMDVEIDDSVSTVDVLPTTMIDD, from the coding sequence CGGGGAGACGATGGGGGACTACCATCCACACGGCGATAGCGCGATCTACGACACCCTGGTACGGATGGCCCAGGACTTCTCGATGCGGTATCCCTTGGTCGACGGCCAGGGTAACTTCGGGTCTATGGACGGCGATCCGGCGGCCGCGATGCGATACACCGAGGCCCGGATGGCACCTGTGGCTGAGGAGTTACTCGAGGACTTAGAGAAAGACACCGTCGACTTCCAGGCCAACTACGACGACCGCCTGCAGGAACCCGAGGTCCTGCCCGCCGCATTCCCGAATCTCCTCGTGAATGGCTCTTCGGGCATTGCGGTCGGGATGAGTACGAACATCCCGCCGCACAATCTCGGCGAGGTCATCGACGCGACGATCCACCTGATCGACAATCCAGACGCCGAGGTCACAGACCTCATGGAGTACGTCAAGGGGCCGGACTTCCCGACGGGGGCCAACATCGTCGGCAAGAACGCGATCCACTCCGCCTACGCGACGGGAAGAGGGCGGCTGACCGTCCGCGCCGAGTACGAGATCGACGAGATGGCATCTGGCCGTCCTCGGATCGTGATTACGGAGATCCCCTTCCAGGAGAACAAGGCCCGCATGGTCGAGCGGATCGCCGACGACGTCAACGAGGGCGTCATCGAGGGCGTCTCGGACCTGCGCGACGAGTCAGATCGGGACGGCGTCCGTGTCGTCATCGAGTGCAAACGCGGTGCCAACGTCGACGTCGTCGAAAACCAGTTGCTCGACCATCACCTCGAATCGACCTTCGGAGTCATTAACCTCGCGCTGGTCGACGGCGAACCACGCGTTCTCTCGCTCAAAGAAACCCTCGAAGAGTATGTCGCCCACCGCAAGGAGGTCGTCCGCCGGCGTTCGGAGTACGACCTCGCCGAAGCCGAGGATCGCGCACACATTCTCGAAGGCCGACTGAAAGCCCTCGAGAACGTCGAGGACGTCGTCGAGTTGATCCGCAACTCCGAGGATCGCGACGCGGCCAAAGCGGCGCTTGAAGAGAACTTCGAGTTCTCTACGGAACAGGCCCAGCATATCGTCCGGATGCAACTGGGCAGCCTCACGTCGATGGAGGCCACCGAGATCGAAGACGAGTACGAAGACGTCCAGGCCGAGATCGAACGGTTGGAGACGATCCTCGGCGACGAGAACGAACTGCTCGGTGTCATCAAGAACGAGCTCCGGGCCGTCAAAGAGGAGTACGACGACGACCGTCGCACGAGTATCATCGAAGACGACGGGACGGTCACCCGCGAGGACCTCATCCCAGAGGAGGACTGTCTGGTCGTCATCACCGAAGACGACTACATCAAGCGGATGCCCGTCGACCGCTTCGATCCCCAACGGCGCGGCGGCAAGGGGATCATCGGCGCGGATCCCAAGGAGGGCGATCGCGTCTCGAAGGTCTTTCGCGCGAACACGCATGACTACCTACTCGCCTTCACGAACCACGGCCAGGTCTATCGGCTGAAGACCTACGAGATCCCCGAGATGTCCAGAACAGCCCGCGGGAAATCAGCCGTCAATCTCCTGAAATTCGACGATGGCGAGGAGATCACCGCGGTCGTGGGTACCGACGAGTTCGGCGACGACGAGTGTATCACGATGGTCACTCACGATGGGTACGTCAAGCGGACCTGCTCGTCGGAATTTGAGAACATCCTCTCGACGGGGATCATCGCTGCGAAACTCGAAGATGGTGACGAACTGGTCGACGTCACCGTCACTGACGGGAGCCAGGACCTCGTGATCGCCACGGAGGGCGGGATGACGATCCGCTTCGACGAGAGTGAGGTCAGACAGATGGGTCGGTCAGCCCGAGGAGTTCGCGGCATCGACCTGCAAGAGGGAGACGCCGTCGCGGGTCTGGTCGCCACCGACGAGACCGACGATCGGTCGCTCTTGACCGTCACCGAGAACGGGTACGGTAAACGGACACCCCTCTCGGAGTACCGTTCTCAGTCCCGCTACGGGAAGGGCCTGATCGACATCAAGACCGACGACAGAAACGGACTCGTCGCCTCGATCAAGGCGGTCGCCGAGGGCGACCACCTCGTCGTGATGAGCGAAAGTGGACAGATCATGCGCTGTCCAGTAGATGACGTTTCGACGGTCGGCCGCAACACGAAAGGCGTCACGATTATGGACGTCGAAATTGACGACAGCGTCTCGACAGTCGACGTGCTCCCGACTACCATGATCGACGACTGA
- a CDS encoding Rrf2 family transcriptional regulator, with protein sequence MSSIELTPSQKNILQELVNLYRDTENAVKGEEIAEKVNRNPGTIRNQMQSLKALQLVEGVPGPKGGYKPTATAYDALQIQDMDHAAEVPLFHNGERIEEANVAEINLASVHHPENCRAEVSLQGSLADYKEGDSVTVGPTPLSKLQIVGTLDGKDDTSNKLILTIDDMVAPAEAPEH encoded by the coding sequence ATGTCATCAATCGAACTGACGCCCAGTCAAAAAAACATCCTGCAGGAACTCGTCAACCTCTATCGTGACACAGAGAACGCCGTCAAGGGTGAGGAGATCGCCGAGAAGGTAAACCGCAATCCTGGAACGATCCGCAACCAGATGCAGTCGCTGAAAGCACTCCAGCTCGTCGAGGGGGTCCCGGGGCCGAAAGGCGGATACAAACCGACTGCGACGGCCTACGACGCTCTCCAGATCCAGGACATGGACCACGCTGCGGAGGTCCCGCTGTTTCACAACGGCGAACGCATCGAGGAGGCCAACGTCGCCGAGATCAATCTCGCCAGCGTCCATCACCCCGAGAACTGTCGGGCAGAAGTGTCGTTGCAAGGCTCGCTCGCCGATTACAAAGAGGGCGACAGCGTGACGGTCGGTCCGACCCCCCTCTCGAAGCTCCAGATCGTCGGCACCCTCGACGGTAAGGACGACACCAGCAACAAACTCATTCTGACGATCGACGACATGGTAGCGCCGGCTGAGGCGCCCGAGCACTGA
- a CDS encoding NAD(P)/FAD-dependent oxidoreductase → MTETVVVLGSGYAGAGAIKRLESELGADVDLTWISEQPYHLVLHEVHRCIRDPSVRDDITIPIEEIKSPTTTFREGLVETVDTDARTVHLADGESIDYDYLLVAVGSQTAFFGIDGLEEHALTLKCLDDALAIHDEIGTAARDASDDEPARVLVGGAGQTGVQVAGEIAAYRDEHDAPIEILLVEGMDAVVPGNERPFQKAIRERLDERGVIVRTGQFIDDVDAETIYLEDGEEIPYDVLIWTGGITGQQEMNDVSISKDRESNRLKATTTFQTDGERVFAIGDAALVEQPGDEPAPPTAQAAWQAADVAAENIARAIRGQPLKEWRFEDKGTVVSVGDDAVATDVLYSPIKTFNGMPAELLKKVIATRWIADVSSLSRAISAWGRM, encoded by the coding sequence ATGACTGAGACGGTGGTCGTCCTCGGGTCCGGATACGCGGGCGCAGGGGCGATCAAGCGCCTCGAATCGGAACTTGGCGCTGACGTCGATCTCACCTGGATCTCCGAGCAACCGTATCATCTCGTCCTGCACGAGGTTCATCGCTGTATCCGTGATCCGAGCGTCCGAGATGACATCACGATCCCGATCGAAGAGATCAAGTCGCCGACGACGACTTTCCGCGAAGGGCTCGTCGAGACGGTCGATACCGACGCGAGGACAGTACACCTTGCCGACGGTGAGTCGATCGACTACGACTACCTGCTCGTCGCCGTCGGCAGTCAAACGGCATTCTTCGGCATCGACGGCCTCGAAGAACACGCACTGACACTGAAGTGTCTCGATGACGCACTGGCGATCCACGACGAGATCGGTACCGCCGCCCGGGACGCGTCGGACGATGAGCCGGCACGGGTCCTCGTCGGTGGTGCTGGCCAGACGGGCGTCCAGGTCGCCGGCGAGATCGCAGCCTACCGCGACGAACACGACGCGCCGATCGAGATTCTCCTCGTCGAAGGGATGGATGCAGTCGTGCCGGGCAACGAGCGCCCCTTCCAGAAGGCGATCAGAGAGCGTCTCGACGAACGAGGCGTGATCGTCCGCACGGGACAGTTCATCGACGATGTCGACGCGGAGACGATCTACCTCGAGGACGGAGAGGAGATCCCCTACGACGTGCTGATCTGGACCGGCGGGATCACTGGCCAACAGGAGATGAACGACGTCTCGATCTCCAAGGATCGGGAAAGCAACCGGTTGAAGGCGACGACAACCTTCCAGACCGACGGCGAGCGCGTCTTCGCGATCGGTGACGCGGCTCTCGTCGAACAACCCGGGGACGAACCCGCACCCCCGACGGCACAGGCTGCCTGGCAAGCCGCGGACGTTGCCGCCGAGAACATCGCCCGGGCCATCCGCGGCCAGCCCCTCAAAGAGTGGCGTTTCGAGGACAAGGGAACCGTCGTCTCGGTCGGTGACGACGCCGTCGCCACGGACGTACTGTACTCGCCGATAAAGACGTTCAACGGCATGCCCGCAGAACTACTGAAGAAGGTCATCGCCACCCGCTGGATCGCAGACGTCTCCTCGCTCTCCCGGGCTATCTCTGCCTGGGGGCGGATGTGA
- the psmB gene encoding archaeal proteasome endopeptidase complex subunit beta, whose product MFDHHFDSDLSPGQSGVGSLDDGGSPVYEPELGSLPDSGTDREVTETGTTTIGITTAEGVVIATDMRASLGGRFVSNKRVQKVEQIHPTAALTLVGSVGGAQSFIRTLRAEVNLYEARRGRNMSMQALSTLAGNFARGGPFLAINPILGGVDDDGHHVYSIDPAGGVMEDDYTVTGSGLTVAYGTLEDRYEPDMSNDEAIDVAAAAVRAAAERDTGSGNGLYVAQITEGGVEIEDYPDFDGLE is encoded by the coding sequence ATGTTCGACCATCACTTTGATAGTGATCTCTCGCCCGGACAGTCGGGCGTCGGCTCCCTAGATGACGGTGGCTCGCCGGTGTACGAACCAGAACTCGGTTCGCTTCCGGACTCGGGGACTGACCGGGAGGTCACGGAGACCGGGACGACGACAATTGGAATCACGACGGCAGAGGGCGTCGTGATTGCGACGGATATGCGCGCCAGCCTCGGCGGCCGGTTCGTCTCGAATAAGCGCGTCCAGAAGGTCGAACAGATCCACCCGACTGCGGCCCTGACGCTCGTGGGTAGCGTCGGTGGTGCCCAATCGTTCATTCGGACACTCCGGGCCGAGGTCAACCTCTACGAGGCGCGCCGCGGCCGGAACATGAGTATGCAGGCCCTCTCGACGTTGGCCGGCAACTTCGCCAGGGGCGGTCCCTTCTTGGCGATCAACCCGATCCTCGGCGGCGTCGACGACGACGGCCACCACGTTTACTCGATCGATCCTGCCGGCGGCGTCATGGAAGACGACTACACTGTCACTGGTTCGGGACTCACCGTCGCCTACGGCACTCTGGAGGATCGTTACGAACCGGACATGAGCAACGACGAGGCCATCGATGTAGCCGCCGCGGCGGTCCGAGCGGCCGCGGAGCGGGACACCGGTTCCGGGAACGGGCTGTACGTCGCCCAGATCACCGAGGGCGGCGTCGAGATCGAGGACTACCCCGACTTCGACGGACTCGAGTGA
- a CDS encoding DUF555 domain-containing protein, which translates to MNYLVAMEAAWLVRDVENIDDAIGVAVSEAGKRLNDKDMDYVEVEVGATTCPACGEPFDSAFISADTALVGLVLEMKVFNAESVEHAQRIAKSEIGGALRDVPLKVIETVEFAEDEEPPTENVE; encoded by the coding sequence ATGAACTACCTCGTGGCGATGGAAGCGGCCTGGTTGGTTCGTGACGTCGAAAACATCGACGACGCCATCGGCGTCGCGGTTAGCGAAGCCGGCAAGCGGCTCAACGACAAGGATATGGACTACGTGGAGGTTGAGGTCGGCGCCACGACCTGTCCGGCCTGTGGCGAACCGTTCGACTCGGCGTTCATCTCGGCCGACACCGCCCTCGTCGGGCTCGTACTAGAAATGAAGGTGTTCAACGCCGAGAGCGTCGAACACGCCCAACGGATCGCCAAAAGTGAGATCGGCGGTGCCCTCCGGGACGTTCCTCTGAAGGTGATCGAGACAGTCGAGTTCGCGGAGGACGAGGAGCCACCCACTGAAAACGTGGAGTAA
- a CDS encoding CBS domain-containing protein translates to MELPTPQDLRERRNDLELTQSELAERADVSQPLIARIEGGDVDPRLSTLRRIVDALEEAEGGILRAGDLMHSPVVSVAPDDSVRQAKELMDSEGYSQVPVVRDGRPEGLIGNVDIRQREADNVGELPVAEVMHESITTVERDATVDEVDTYLDHHAAVLVVESGETIGIITDADIATHVS, encoded by the coding sequence ATGGAACTCCCCACGCCCCAGGATCTCCGCGAACGCCGAAACGACCTCGAACTCACCCAGAGCGAACTCGCCGAGCGTGCAGACGTCTCCCAGCCGCTGATCGCCCGGATCGAAGGTGGCGACGTAGACCCGCGCCTCTCGACGCTGAGGCGTATCGTGGATGCACTCGAGGAAGCCGAAGGTGGCATCCTCAGGGCAGGGGACCTGATGCACAGCCCCGTGGTCAGCGTTGCCCCAGACGACAGCGTCCGGCAGGCCAAGGAATTGATGGACAGCGAGGGATACTCTCAGGTGCCCGTCGTCCGGGACGGTCGGCCCGAAGGGCTGATCGGTAACGTCGACATCCGCCAGCGGGAGGCGGACAACGTCGGTGAACTGCCCGTCGCCGAAGTGATGCACGAGTCGATCACGACCGTCGAACGTGACGCAACCGTCGACGAGGTCGATACCTATCTGGACCACCACGCCGCCGTCCTGGTCGTCGAGAGCGGCGAGACGATCGGCATCATCACCGACGCCGACATCGCCACCCACGTCAGCTGA
- the purM gene encoding phosphoribosylformylglycinamidine cyclo-ligase, whose product MTDRDPNAEGGSAGAESQTDEDGLTYAETGVDIDESDAATAALVGATEGFEGDFAGLVDIGDRYLALATDGVGTKLLVAEALNDYSTVGIDCIAMNVNDLVAAGIEPVAFVDYLAVEEPDPETSEQVGEGLAIGAELADVALVGGETAVMPDVIDGLDIAGTAAGLAPKDGLFPGEAEVGDAIVGWPSSGIHSNGLTLAREAVTREHDYVDPFPPNPSKTIGEELLEPTRIYTDVLGALREHGAHAAAHVTGGGWTNLTRMGPFRYVIEEPFDPQPIFRFVQEQGAIDDVEMHRTFNMGTGFVTALDPDDAMQIVESSADGRIIGRVADGAEGVSIRGLDLS is encoded by the coding sequence ATGACCGACAGGGATCCGAACGCCGAGGGCGGTTCAGCCGGCGCTGAATCGCAAACAGATGAGGACGGATTGACCTACGCAGAGACGGGCGTCGACATCGACGAGAGCGATGCCGCCACGGCGGCGTTGGTGGGTGCGACCGAGGGATTCGAAGGTGACTTCGCCGGCCTGGTCGACATCGGTGACCGGTACCTGGCGCTGGCGACCGACGGCGTGGGGACGAAGTTGCTCGTCGCTGAGGCACTCAATGATTACTCGACGGTCGGCATCGATTGCATCGCGATGAACGTCAACGACCTGGTCGCTGCCGGCATCGAACCGGTCGCATTCGTCGACTACCTCGCCGTCGAGGAACCTGACCCGGAGACAAGCGAGCAGGTCGGTGAGGGACTGGCGATCGGTGCCGAACTCGCCGACGTCGCGCTGGTGGGCGGCGAAACGGCGGTCATGCCGGACGTGATCGACGGGCTGGACATCGCCGGGACCGCAGCCGGTCTGGCACCGAAAGACGGGCTGTTTCCAGGCGAGGCAGAAGTAGGCGACGCGATCGTCGGCTGGCCCTCCAGTGGTATCCATTCCAACGGTCTGACCCTCGCCCGCGAGGCCGTCACCCGCGAACACGACTACGTCGATCCCTTCCCGCCGAATCCTTCGAAGACGATCGGCGAGGAGTTGCTAGAGCCGACCCGGATCTATACCGACGTACTCGGTGCCCTCCGGGAACACGGCGCCCACGCCGCAGCCCACGTGACTGGCGGTGGCTGGACGAACCTCACGCGGATGGGGCCGTTCCGGTACGTGATCGAGGAACCGTTCGATCCACAGCCAATCTTCAGGTTCGTTCAGGAACAGGGGGCCATCGACGACGTGGAGATGCACCGGACGTTCAACATGGGAACGGGGTTCGTCACTGCGCTCGATCCGGACGACGCCATGCAGATCGTCGAATCGTCGGCTGACGGACGGATCATCGGGCGCGTCGCCGACGGGGCGGAAGGCGTCTCGATCCGGGGACTCGATCTGTCTTGA
- a CDS encoding GNAT family N-acetyltransferase, with the protein MVDYRRVSPSEADEYERIRQYAFHPEDGPRTDDTVEQSSPGERYGLFEEGQLRSICRQYTFDARLRGKWITLGGLGTVATPPEHRHTGYARRLLRDTVQSYAAESIPLVALWPFETAFYRQFGWTTANRVSTYECEPHTLVGVGDGEGRFQPVEPTDWRSLRAVHLTAGEGETLSLRRSEAWWRRRIFSEWGDRRRHVYRYDRDGEPAGYVTHSFDDERLEVAYMAGVDHDAYRELLGFLGEHGAQTDRVIFERPEASELFALVADPDAVKCTVEPGAMIRITDVETALEAVPYPDDLEETVTFDVHDPLATGIDGTFRLRVAGGTGDVEPVRDEDPEAAVDRNARLDVGTLSGLVVGSFDATAATRQGGLAVDSPDVSRRFDRLFPTERVFLREFF; encoded by the coding sequence ATGGTCGACTATCGCCGCGTCTCGCCGTCGGAAGCCGACGAGTACGAGCGCATCAGGCAGTACGCCTTCCATCCCGAGGACGGCCCCCGGACCGACGACACCGTCGAGCAGTCCAGTCCCGGCGAACGCTACGGGCTGTTCGAGGAGGGACAACTCCGGAGCATCTGTCGGCAGTACACGTTCGACGCCCGACTGCGGGGCAAGTGGATCACCCTCGGCGGGCTCGGAACGGTCGCGACGCCGCCGGAACACCGTCACACCGGTTATGCCCGTCGACTGCTTCGCGATACCGTCCAGTCGTACGCGGCAGAGTCGATCCCGCTCGTCGCCCTTTGGCCGTTCGAAACGGCGTTCTATCGGCAGTTCGGCTGGACGACTGCCAACCGCGTCAGCACTTACGAGTGCGAGCCACACACGTTGGTCGGGGTCGGCGACGGCGAGGGGCGATTCCAGCCCGTCGAACCCACAGACTGGCGTTCACTCCGGGCAGTGCACCTCACAGCCGGTGAGGGAGAGACGCTGTCGCTCCGTCGGAGCGAGGCCTGGTGGCGCCGTCGGATCTTCAGCGAGTGGGGCGACCGACGGCGTCACGTCTATCGGTACGACCGAGACGGCGAGCCCGCAGGTTACGTCACCCACTCATTCGATGACGAACGCCTCGAAGTCGCGTACATGGCCGGCGTCGATCACGACGCCTACCGCGAACTCCTCGGGTTTCTTGGCGAGCACGGGGCACAGACCGACCGGGTTATCTTCGAGCGGCCAGAGGCGTCCGAGCTGTTCGCCCTCGTGGCGGATCCCGACGCCGTCAAGTGTACGGTCGAGCCAGGGGCGATGATCCGGATTACCGACGTGGAAACGGCTCTGGAGGCAGTACCGTATCCGGACGACCTCGAGGAGACAGTAACGTTCGACGTTCACGATCCGCTCGCGACGGGAATCGACGGGACGTTCCGCCTCCGGGTTGCAGGCGGTACGGGCGATGTTGAGCCGGTGCGGGACGAGGATCCAGAGGCGGCGGTTGATCGCAACGCCCGGCTGGATGTGGGCACCCTCTCGGGACTTGTCGTCGGGAGTTTCGACGCTACGGCGGCGACCCGTCAGGGCGGTCTGGCGGTCGACAGTCCGGATGTCAGCAGGCGATTCGACCGGCTGTTCCCGACTGAACGGGTGTTCTTGCGGGAGTTCTTCTGA
- a CDS encoding metalloprotease, with translation MRIRFGRREILDLFAAWIALSVAFTLFLNPYLLEGATVAPIEDVFWAFARELLMSLGTVGVAFVLHELAHKVVAVRFGQVAAFRADYGMLFLAVVSALAGFIFAAPGAVVHRGRITPRESGLIALAGPVTNLALAAAFLPVALLAASTASAVATFGVTINLLLAGFNMLPVGPLDGKTVLRWDRRVYAGVAIPSIVLAVAALFGPGL, from the coding sequence ATGCGGATCCGCTTTGGTCGACGTGAGATACTCGATCTGTTTGCCGCCTGGATCGCGTTGAGCGTCGCGTTCACGCTCTTCTTGAATCCGTACCTGCTGGAAGGGGCCACTGTCGCGCCAATCGAGGATGTTTTTTGGGCGTTCGCTCGCGAGCTTCTGATGAGCCTGGGGACGGTCGGCGTTGCGTTCGTCCTCCACGAACTCGCCCACAAGGTCGTTGCTGTCCGATTCGGCCAGGTGGCCGCGTTCCGGGCCGACTACGGCATGCTCTTTCTGGCCGTCGTTTCGGCGCTGGCCGGGTTCATCTTCGCCGCTCCCGGTGCGGTCGTCCACCGGGGTCGGATCACGCCTCGGGAGTCCGGATTGATCGCGCTGGCCGGCCCAGTGACGAATCTGGCACTCGCGGCCGCATTCCTCCCGGTAGCGCTGTTGGCGGCCTCGACGGCAAGCGCCGTCGCCACATTCGGCGTCACGATCAATCTTCTACTGGCCGGGTTCAACATGCTCCCCGTCGGGCCACTCGACGGGAAGACCGTTCTCCGCTGGGATCGTCGTGTCTACGCTGGCGTCGCCATCCCCTCGATCGTCCTCGCGGTCGCCGCCCTGTTCGGCCCCGGGCTGTGA
- a CDS encoding TraB/GumN family protein, translating into MSDPVGESPGASGAGSINLVGTAHVSEESAERVRETIEAEQPDMVAVELDEGRYRQLKGESPDDIEPSDLLEGNTVFQFLAYWMLSYVQARLGDRFDVTPGADMMAGVETAEQNGIDVALVDRNIQTTIQRFWRRLTGIEKLKLFGGMLVGVAGPWTAAWTIGLTVGLFVAVIATVLGGVSLVGGIGALGPLASVIDVFGMALGIGAVIAIPLAFALARTAGDDVEDVEEFDIEELTDTDAVTAMMEEFRRFSPGGAEALIDERDAYIAHKLLSLREAGASVVAVVGAGHREGIEQYLKDPETLPPMAELTGTISGRRFSVYKLFGYLFTLGFATFFVLLLLGGAEQGWLLRMFALWFIVNGIIAAGLARLAGAHWTSAGVGGAVAWLTSVNPLLAPGWFAGYVELRYLDVNIGDISKLNELLDDQELPIPELLRQMREVPLFRLILVVALTNVGSFIASVLFATTVLPVMFAEVGGIDQVTAHMLEGARNGAQLLWGLLS; encoded by the coding sequence ATGAGCGATCCAGTCGGTGAATCGCCTGGCGCCTCGGGGGCGGGTTCGATCAACTTGGTCGGGACCGCCCACGTCTCCGAGGAGAGCGCCGAGCGCGTCAGGGAGACGATTGAGGCGGAACAACCGGATATGGTGGCCGTCGAACTCGACGAGGGCCGGTATCGACAGCTCAAGGGAGAGTCCCCTGACGATATCGAACCCAGCGACCTGCTAGAGGGAAATACCGTCTTCCAGTTTCTGGCCTACTGGATGCTCTCGTACGTCCAGGCGCGGCTGGGTGACCGCTTCGACGTGACACCCGGCGCAGACATGATGGCGGGCGTCGAAACGGCCGAACAGAACGGAATCGACGTCGCACTGGTCGACCGGAACATCCAGACGACGATCCAGCGGTTCTGGCGACGCCTCACTGGCATAGAGAAATTAAAGCTCTTCGGCGGGATGCTCGTCGGTGTCGCCGGGCCCTGGACGGCTGCCTGGACGATCGGTCTGACTGTCGGCCTGTTCGTGGCCGTCATCGCTACCGTCCTGGGCGGCGTCTCCCTGGTCGGCGGGATCGGTGCCCTCGGGCCGCTGGCGAGTGTCATCGACGTCTTTGGGATGGCGCTGGGCATCGGCGCGGTCATCGCCATCCCGCTCGCGTTCGCGCTTGCCCGGACTGCCGGGGACGACGTCGAGGACGTCGAGGAGTTCGACATCGAGGAGTTGACTGACACCGACGCCGTCACAGCAATGATGGAGGAGTTTCGGCGGTTCTCGCCGGGTGGAGCCGAGGCACTGATCGATGAACGGGACGCCTACATCGCCCACAAACTGCTCTCCCTCCGTGAGGCGGGGGCGTCGGTCGTGGCCGTCGTCGGCGCGGGTCACCGCGAGGGGATCGAACAATACCTCAAGGACCCGGAGACGCTGCCGCCGATGGCTGAACTGACCGGGACCATCTCCGGGCGACGCTTTTCAGTATACAAGCTCTTTGGATACCTCTTCACGCTCGGGTTCGCCACCTTTTTCGTGCTGTTGTTGCTCGGCGGCGCCGAGCAGGGTTGGTTGCTTCGGATGTTTGCCCTGTGGTTCATCGTCAACGGCATCATCGCTGCCGGGCTGGCCCGACTGGCCGGCGCTCACTGGACCAGCGCGGGGGTCGGCGGCGCGGTCGCGTGGTTGACCAGCGTCAACCCCCTACTCGCGCCGGGCTGGTTCGCCGGCTACGTCGAACTGCGTTATCTTGATGTCAACATCGGTGATATCAGCAAACTCAACGAACTACTCGACGATCAGGAACTCCCGATCCCGGAACTGCTCAGACAGATGCGGGAGGTACCGCTGTTCCGATTGATCCTCGTCGTCGCCCTGACGAACGTTGGGAGCTTCATCGCCAGCGTGCTCTTTGCGACGACGGTTCTCCCGGTCATGTTCGCGGAAGTCGGCGGCATCGATCAGGTCACAGCACACATGCTTGAGGGGGCCCGCAACGGCGCGCAACTGCTCTGGGGACTCTTGTCGTGA
- a CDS encoding class I SAM-dependent methyltransferase produces the protein MGHHTFDADGAERLEDESRYAYLSVDELLGALDPGADDPVADLGSGTGFYTRSIAPHVGRILAVDLQPTMHAAFGEYGVPANVHRVTATIGAVPVRTDALAGAYSTMTYHEFASDAALAELGRLLENDGRIVIADWSASGAGDRGPPLSERYDAETVGRHFEDHGFDVDRVADRRETLVVAARNAAEPTRQS, from the coding sequence ATGGGCCACCACACGTTCGACGCTGACGGTGCCGAACGGCTGGAAGACGAGTCCCGGTACGCCTATCTCTCGGTGGACGAACTGCTCGGCGCGTTAGATCCAGGGGCCGATGATCCGGTTGCCGACCTGGGTAGTGGCACGGGCTTTTACACCCGTTCGATCGCCCCGCACGTCGGCCGGATCCTCGCGGTCGATCTCCAGCCGACGATGCATGCGGCGTTCGGAGAATACGGCGTTCCTGCGAACGTCCACCGGGTGACGGCCACGATCGGTGCGGTGCCCGTCCGGACGGACGCACTCGCCGGGGCCTACTCGACGATGACCTACCACGAGTTCGCCAGTGACGCGGCCCTGGCGGAACTGGGTCGGCTACTCGAAAATGATGGGCGGATCGTGATCGCAGACTGGTCGGCGTCCGGGGCTGGCGATCGTGGGCCGCCACTGTCCGAGCGCTACGACGCCGAAACCGTCGGCAGACACTTTGAAGATCACGGATTCGACGTCGATCGTGTCGCGGATCGTCGGGAGACGCTCGTGGTCGCTGCCCGAAACGCCGCGGAGCCAACCCGACAATCGTAA